The Rhodamnia argentea isolate NSW1041297 chromosome 10, ASM2092103v1, whole genome shotgun sequence sequence CGCCAACGCGAACAGGCTTCGACatttgaatctctctctctctctctcggtcgaGAAACTTCGAACCGCGGGCTGAACGGGGAAGGGCGTCGAGCACGTCGCGATCGCACGCCGAGAGCTCGCTCTTTTGCATTTCTCGGTACGTGACTTGCTacctcctctcttttttggtcCTTTGAGAAGGAAAACGTGGATGGAAGTCGCGAGTGATTATGGGTTTCGATTTGTTTGTTCTTGTTCCTCTCGTCCGATCGTGGTCTTTGTTGGGAGTCCGGGGATGACGCCTGTAGctccgtgtgtgtgtgtgtgtgtgtgtgtgtgtgaaagaACGGGAAGGAGGTGGCAATGAGCTGAATCTTTAGGCGATTCTAGGGCTCGAGAGGGCTTTATGGATGATTTTAGGCTTGGGTTTTCAAAAATTATGGTGATAGCGTTGTATGGAATCTCCATATGCAGTTTGGTTTTCGCTCTGTTTCGCTTCTTTTCTCGTCGAGAGATAATATAGAGAGGAAGATGGTCCGGTTGTCCGCTTCCATCTTCCTCTGCAACTGGCCCTGAAACGATGATGAACCAGATCTTGCGgattcatttctttcttttcaggcCAAAGCATTGATTTTTGATGATCTCAATTTCAATTGCCTGGCATCCTTAGAATACCTCGTTGGTAATCGATAATTATAGATACCCTCTTCAATTTaccatatatatttttatcacAACTGGGAGCGGTGACCGAGTTCGTCATACCTCCCTCAGATCTCTGGAGAATATTGCTCACACGTCCCCTGATGTGAAACCTGGCTCTGTTCTAACTGCGTGCGAGAATCTCTTCACACgcttttgcataaaaatttatGCTTGAAGGATGGATTCTATCCTTCACGAGGAGTGATTGCGAGAGCATACTGCAAACCGCCCTCCTAATATGTTTTTGCGTCATAAGTTTAAAAGAAATAAGTTAGATTTACGAAGTCTTATGCCAGAAAGTTCATGTGCATAAATTTCACCTGATTCCCTGGGGAAAAACAAacagagatgatgaagaaaagaataaagatcACTTTGTCGTGCGTACTTTCAGTTTTTATTTAGATTTTCGGTCGTCTGACCTTATCCTTTTGATATGATCCAGGAAGGCAAGGAATCTTTGGTCACAGCACAAGCAAGATGGCCCTAGAGCACTCTTTTGTAGATTCTATGGCATCACAAAACCCTTGTGAAATACGCAAGCCATCTTTTGAGAACTGGAAGTCCCTTGCAGCGGCTACTGCCGACTCAGATGATCACCACTCTGGTGGCTTCGAGTGCAATATCTGCCTTGACATGGTGCAGGATCCAGTGGTGACCCTGTGTGGTCATCTCTACTGTTGGCCTTGCATCTACAAATGGCTTCAAGTTCAGAGTACTAATATGGAAAATGAAGAACCACAACCACAGCAGTGTCCGGTTTGTAAAGCAGAGGTTTCACAGGCCACTCTGGTCCCGCTCTATGGCCGCGGTGGATCTACCAAATCAGCAAAAAGCAAGGCCCGGCAACTCGGCATAGTCATACCGAAAAGACCGTTTGGTCCTGCTTGCGGCGTTGATAGCCCGAGATCTCTCGGTGCTGTTTCGAGTCCCCGTTCTGTTCAGCGAGTTCACAATCAAGGTCATACATCCTACCAGTCCCACCTTGGTAACTACCCAGCCTCGCCTACGATTAATCTAGGTGGTGCGTCGACGAGTACGGTGGACCCAATGATTGGGATGCTTGGCGAGATGGTATATGCGAGGGTGTTTGGGAACTCGATGACAAACATGACCACCTACCCGAACTCGTATCAGCTCGCCGGGAGCAGCAGCCCCAGGGTGAGGAGGCATGTGATGCAGGCTGACAAGTCTTTGAGCAGAATatgttttttcctcttctgtTGTATAATTTTGTGTCTACTGTTGTTTTGAGCGTGTAGACCATTTTCGACTCTCCTTTGTCACACCTGTAAAAATTGTGAGGATCTCAAAGGGGAAGTCCGACGCAGCGGTACGGATTAGAAGTTAGAGTTGTATTTCTACTGCTGCAATATAATTTACACGGAAAATTTTACAGTTCAGAGTGAATGGTCATTGTTCATCAGGTTGCTCGGCAATCTTCAGAGCCTAGATTCCATGTACGTGttacaaaaagaagaggaaaaaaactcTCCTGTAGCGACCGACAGAAAGAGAGACGCCCTTGGAGTGTTTGACACTCGACAATGCTACCAATTCTAGACATAGATCAACTGTTAGCTAATCAAAGGTAGGTGATTGGACCATTAAAAGAGATGATTCGTGTTACGTGGAAGACGATATTGGCTTGTTGTTAAGTGTTTGATCTCCTCTCTTTGGGACGGTTCAACTGAGAAGATGCTAAGTGTCCGTGTGGAAGAATTTCAGGAAAGTGGTCCAGATGGGAGATACTATGAGTTATGATCAGGGGAGACCATTCCACTCAGAGGGTAATAACTCTTGTTGATGGAGGATCTAGGGCAAGCTATCAGGATGACTCCCGGCGCGAAAGACTACTATACCAAACTACCAGGTAGTCATCGACCAAAGCCGATCTGGGGTCTACCTTTCCCAACTACCGCCTTTAAATTGTCTCTAAATGTATTTCTTTTCCAGAAAGAGAGAATGTAGAGAGAATTTATAGGACTTTTCTCTATCATATCGGGAAATTTCTTCTCCGATCTCTTTTTAAGCCTTTTAAAGTCTTGCCCTGTACGACGCTCCTCAAACTGTCACACGTTCATGTCCAAACAGTAAGTGTGGAGAACCCCACAATTTTGGTACTCCAGAGGATGGTGGTGGGGTTAcaagtttgatttttcctttggtGATGGAACCTGTAGTAATCAAGCCATTCACCATCATCGCAAGGCAAAATGTCATCTTCACGTTTCTTCGTCGTCGCCCATCACCCTTCTAGATAAACAAAGTCACATTAAAAgcgggggtttttttttttttttttctcaatgtgTTCAATGCACATGGTTGGCCGCAGCTGGTGGAGGGGCCACCGGTGGCGGTGGCCAAGGAGCCCCCACTATGGAAGCTTCCTccacagagacagagagggaggggggggaagTCATTTGATATGGTTTCGTTCATTTAATTAAACTGTTGTTGACTCCTAAGACTAGAAAGAAGACACGGGAGGAGGGCCAAAGAAATGACATTCCGCTCTTGGCAGTGCAAAAGAAACTTCTCTTTCACTTAgcatctcctttttcttttttctgttttaatCAGAAGAAAGTTGGCACTTCGCCTCCTGTAATGGTTTCGCTTTGATGGCTAAAGCTTCTAGCTTTG is a genomic window containing:
- the LOC115752320 gene encoding E3 ubiquitin-protein ligase RMA1H1-like; amino-acid sequence: MALEHSFVDSMASQNPCEIRKPSFENWKSLAAATADSDDHHSGGFECNICLDMVQDPVVTLCGHLYCWPCIYKWLQVQSTNMENEEPQPQQCPVCKAEVSQATLVPLYGRGGSTKSAKSKARQLGIVIPKRPFGPACGVDSPRSLGAVSSPRSVQRVHNQGHTSYQSHLGNYPASPTINLGGASTSTVDPMIGMLGEMVYARVFGNSMTNMTTYPNSYQLAGSSSPRVRRHVMQADKSLSRICFFLFCCIILCLLLF